The DNA sequence ACCTGTTCGGCGCTGAGCGCGGCGCCGAGGCGTGGACCGAGGAGGCGTTGGCCTCGCTGGCCGAGCACGTGAGCCGGCGGGAACGTGTGGCCGACGAGGCCGAGCGGGATAGCGTGGAGCTGAAGAAGATCGAGTACATGGAGCGCCATCTCGGAGACGACCTGACCGGGCGCATCTCCAGCGTGGTGCCTTTCGGATTCTTCGTCGTTCCCGACGACGTGTTCGCCGAGGGCCTGGTCCACGTCAGCTCCCTTGCGGACGACTTCTATCACTTCCACGAGCGCTCGCTGGCGCTGGTCGGCGAGCGCCGGGGGCGCATCTTCCGGATCGGTGATCCCGTCACGGTGCGCGTGGCTCGGGTCGACCGTTCCGAGCGCCGCATCGACCTGGTGTTGGCCGAGGACGCCGCGGGTGGAGCATACGGTGCGGTTTGACACCTGTCGCGGTGGCGCGATAGAGTCGGCTGGCTTCAGGACGCCGAGACAGGGAACGGCATGACCTCCGACCGGACGTTGGTCTACTACTCGCCATCTGGCGGAGCGCCGCCCGAGCTCATTTCGACCTTTGCGTCGGAGCGCAATCTGGAGGTCGATCGTCCGGCCAGTGCAGCGGACGTGTTGGCCCTCGTGAACCGCGCGGTTCCGGCCTGCCTCGTTCTCGACGCGCGCAACGGCGGGGGCGGCGAGAGTGCGCGCTTGGCCGCGGAGCTCAAGAACGACCCCTTCACATCGCTCGTCCCCATCGTGGTCGTCTACGAAGGGGGAGCACGCGTCCGTTTCCCCGAAGGTCTACAGGCCGGGGCGGACGAGGTCATTACCGACGTCGAGGAAGTGGCCGAGAATCGACTGCGCCTCAATCTCGTGCTCCAGCGAGCCGCCCGCGACGTCAACGTCCATCCGACCACGCGCCTGCCCGGTACCGTCCAGATCGAGCGGGATCTGGCGGAGCGGATGGCATCCGGTCAGATGTTTGCCGTGTGCTACGCGGACCTGGACCACTTCAAGGAGTTCAACGACCGCTACGGCTACGCGAGCGGCGACCGCGTCATTCTGCTGGTATCCCGGATTCTACGGGATCTGGTGCGGGTGTTGGCTCCCGGTGGTTTCGTGGGCCACATCGGCGGGGACGACTTCATCTTCAACGTGCCCCTCGAATACCTCGAGCCCTGCTGCGACGACATCCTGCAGGTCTTCGACGAGCTGATCCCCTACCAATACACGGAGGAGGACCGCCAGGCCGGCTATTTCCTGGGGAAAGACCGGCGGGGCTCCATCCACCGCATTCCTCTCATGACCCTCTCCATCGGGGTGGTCACCAATCAGTTCCGGCGGTTCACCCACACCGCCGAGGTGAGTTCGTTGGCTGGAGAGATGAAGACCTATGCCAAATCCCTCCCTGGCTCGGTTTATGTAGTCGATCGTCGCCAGAGTGTGGTCGGTCCGGGGCGAGGCCGCGCCGTCTGAGGGATTTCCAGGGTTTTCAACAACGAGAGACGCCAATGTTGTTCACCGTGACCTGTCCGGGATGTGGCACCGATTTCCCCGTGGACCGGAGGAAGGTCCCCGAGGATGGCGTCTACGCCCAGTGCTCGGTCTGCCCGCAGATCTTC is a window from the Gemmatimonadota bacterium genome containing:
- a CDS encoding diguanylate cyclase; its protein translation is MTSDRTLVYYSPSGGAPPELISTFASERNLEVDRPASAADVLALVNRAVPACLVLDARNGGGGESARLAAELKNDPFTSLVPIVVVYEGGARVRFPEGLQAGADEVITDVEEVAENRLRLNLVLQRAARDVNVHPTTRLPGTVQIERDLAERMASGQMFAVCYADLDHFKEFNDRYGYASGDRVILLVSRILRDLVRVLAPGGFVGHIGGDDFIFNVPLEYLEPCCDDILQVFDELIPYQYTEEDRQAGYFLGKDRRGSIHRIPLMTLSIGVVTNQFRRFTHTAEVSSLAGEMKTYAKSLPGSVYVVDRRQSVVGPGRGRAV